One region of Acidovorax sp. T1 genomic DNA includes:
- a CDS encoding FMN-binding negative transcriptional regulator, with amino-acid sequence MYLPPQFHSHDPAHARALMRAHPLASLVSTDDEGFPFVTHLPLHVHERGDTLVLLGHCARPNPHWRYLQARSEALVTFMGPQAYLSPSVYPDLARVPTWNYLAVHCRVQASLVEEPTAKDALLKQLIGDHEPPYAAQWRGLGEVFAHKMLAGIVAFELQVVALQCKLKLNQHRPESHAAMYAQYLQGDPDAQALAQWMERLGMVPESASNPEV; translated from the coding sequence ATGTATCTGCCGCCCCAGTTTCATTCCCACGACCCGGCCCATGCCCGCGCGCTGATGCGCGCGCACCCGCTGGCCAGCCTCGTCTCTACCGACGACGAAGGTTTTCCCTTCGTCACCCACCTGCCGCTGCATGTGCACGAGCGGGGCGACACGCTGGTGCTGCTGGGCCATTGCGCCCGGCCCAACCCGCACTGGCGCTACCTGCAGGCGCGGAGCGAGGCGCTGGTGACCTTCATGGGACCGCAGGCCTATCTTTCGCCGTCGGTGTACCCGGATCTGGCCCGGGTGCCCACCTGGAACTATCTGGCCGTGCACTGCCGCGTGCAGGCCAGCCTGGTGGAGGAGCCCACCGCCAAGGATGCACTGCTCAAGCAGTTGATTGGCGACCACGAGCCGCCCTATGCCGCGCAGTGGCGCGGGCTGGGTGAAGTGTTTGCCCACAAGATGCTGGCGGGCATCGTGGCGTTTGAGCTGCAGGTGGTAGCGCTGCAGTGCAAGCTCAAGCTCAACCAGCATCGGCCCGAATCCCATGCCGCCATGTACGCGCAGTACCTGCAGGGTGATCCCGATGCCCAGGCGCTGGCGCAATGGATGGAGCGGCTGGGCATGGTGCCCGAGTCCGCAAGCAACCCGGAGGTCTGA
- the tadA gene encoding tRNA adenosine(34) deaminase TadA, with amino-acid sequence MQLQQDEHWMRQALAQAQAAAVAGEVPVGAVVVKDGQVIATGRNAPVRGHDPTAHAEIVALRAAAQHLGNYRLDGCTLYVTLEPCAMCSGAMLHARLQRVVFGATDPKTGAAGSVLNLFGHAELNHHTEVQGGVLAHDCGALLSAFFRHRRTQQRAQALARHPLRDDALRTPDAAFAHLPGYPWAPHFISDLPSLAGLRMHYLDEGPHGAPRTWLLLHASPAWSYLFRHAVPTLLAAGHRVVAPDLIGFGKSDKPKKEIVHRPDWHAQVLQELLTRLDLRNAVLLEQTGAPGMVMSARAAFDAPVPQGKAYEVPFASAGYRAGPRAFERLGASAVAGPHWGAFDLDRPEAARQLVARAMQYFGH; translated from the coding sequence ATGCAGTTGCAGCAAGACGAGCACTGGATGCGCCAGGCACTGGCCCAAGCGCAGGCCGCAGCAGTGGCGGGCGAGGTGCCGGTGGGCGCAGTGGTGGTGAAGGACGGCCAGGTGATCGCCACCGGCCGCAACGCCCCGGTGCGGGGGCATGACCCCACCGCGCATGCCGAAATCGTGGCGCTGCGCGCCGCGGCGCAGCATTTGGGCAACTACCGGCTCGATGGTTGCACGCTCTACGTCACGCTGGAGCCTTGCGCCATGTGCAGCGGCGCCATGCTGCACGCGCGCCTGCAGCGCGTGGTGTTTGGCGCAACCGATCCCAAGACCGGCGCCGCGGGTTCGGTGCTCAACCTGTTCGGCCATGCCGAGCTCAACCACCACACCGAGGTGCAGGGCGGGGTGCTGGCACACGATTGTGGCGCGCTGCTGAGTGCGTTTTTCCGCCACCGGCGCACCCAGCAACGCGCCCAGGCCCTGGCGCGGCACCCGCTGCGCGACGATGCTTTGCGCACGCCCGACGCAGCCTTTGCCCATCTGCCCGGTTACCCCTGGGCGCCGCATTTCATCAGCGACCTGCCCAGCCTGGCGGGTTTGCGCATGCACTATCTGGACGAGGGCCCGCACGGCGCACCGCGTACCTGGCTGCTGCTGCACGCGAGCCCTGCCTGGAGCTACCTGTTTCGGCACGCAGTGCCCACCTTGCTGGCAGCGGGGCACAGGGTTGTGGCGCCCGACCTGATTGGTTTTGGCAAAAGCGACAAGCCCAAGAAGGAGATAGTGCATCGCCCGGATTGGCACGCACAGGTGCTGCAAGAGTTGCTCACTCGGCTGGATCTGCGCAATGCCGTGTTGCTCGAGCAAACCGGTGCGCCCGGCATGGTCATGTCCGCGCGCGCCGCCTTTGATGCCCCCGTGCCGCAGGGCAAGGCCTATGAAGTGCCGTTTGCCAGTGCAGGTTATCGCGCCGGACCGCGTGCATTTGAGCGCTTGGGAGCCAGCGCGGTGGCGGGGCCGCATTGGGGGGCTTTTGATCTTGATCGCCCCGAAGCGGCCCGGCAGCTTGTCGCGCGGGCCATGCAATACTTTGGCCATTGA
- a CDS encoding anti-sigma factor domain-containing protein: MPDTPSIAPPPSVIARSGVNAWWRALAIALMVALFIGWAASASMVEQLKAQIAHLQAKVSVVAQVQYLSVLLDDKQVPALLVTADVQGSVLHLQRLNEVREGREDSMQLWALEGDKPPRSLGVIASTYKTLQLPTSAAALAGVHGLAISVEDKGGAAEGRGPRRPYLFKGALVKKAL; this comes from the coding sequence ATGCCCGACACCCCCTCCATCGCACCGCCGCCCTCTGTAATTGCCCGCAGCGGGGTCAACGCCTGGTGGCGCGCACTGGCCATTGCTTTGATGGTGGCCCTGTTCATCGGCTGGGCAGCCAGTGCGAGCATGGTCGAACAACTCAAGGCCCAGATAGCGCACCTTCAGGCCAAGGTGAGCGTTGTGGCCCAGGTGCAGTACCTGTCGGTGTTGCTGGACGACAAACAAGTGCCGGCCCTGCTGGTGACGGCCGACGTGCAGGGCAGTGTGCTGCACCTGCAGCGCCTGAACGAGGTGCGTGAAGGGCGGGAGGACAGCATGCAGCTGTGGGCCCTGGAAGGCGACAAACCCCCACGCTCGCTGGGCGTGATCGCCAGTACCTACAAGACACTGCAACTGCCCACTTCTGCCGCCGCGCTGGCGGGTGTGCATGGGCTGGCCATCAGCGTGGAGGACAAGGGTGGCGCCGCCGAGGGGCGCGGGCCGCGACGGCCTTACCTGTTCAAAGGCGCGCTGGTCAAAAAGGCGCTCTGA
- a CDS encoding branched-chain amino acid ABC transporter substrate-binding protein, with amino-acid sequence MSAYRLRFSLRWTAAAALTVACGATLAQEVQTVKIGHAGPISGGIAHIGKDTENGVRMAVDELNTQDLVIGGKKIKFVIAAEDDAGDPRQATAVAQKLCDQKVAGVVGHLQSGTSIPASSVYNKCDLPHITASASNPDLTKPGYKTSFRLIANDNALGAALALFAADALKLKTVAIIDDRTAYGQGVASVFKATALQKGMKVVGEEFTNDKATDFMAILTGIKNKKPDGIFYGGLDAQAGPMLRQMEQLGLGDVKYFGGDALCTPKLPELAGKSPAVKNVTCATGGASVDKMQGGAEWKKRYDAKFPGQFQIYSPYAYDAAMVLVDAMKRANSVDPVVYGPFLHKTQYKGVTANISFTPKGELVTPAVTLYTYKDGKRVPLN; translated from the coding sequence ATGTCTGCTTACCGCCTGCGTTTTTCCCTGCGATGGACGGCTGCCGCCGCCCTGACCGTGGCCTGTGGCGCCACGCTGGCCCAAGAGGTCCAAACCGTCAAGATCGGCCATGCCGGCCCGATTTCGGGCGGTATTGCCCACATCGGCAAGGACACCGAAAACGGTGTGCGCATGGCCGTGGATGAGCTGAACACGCAGGACCTGGTCATTGGTGGCAAAAAGATCAAGTTCGTGATCGCCGCCGAGGACGATGCCGGCGACCCGCGCCAGGCCACCGCCGTGGCACAAAAACTGTGCGACCAGAAGGTGGCGGGCGTGGTGGGGCACCTGCAGTCGGGCACCTCCATTCCGGCATCGTCGGTCTACAACAAATGCGATCTGCCGCACATCACGGCATCGGCATCCAACCCCGACCTGACCAAGCCCGGTTACAAGACGTCCTTCCGCCTTATCGCCAACGACAACGCCCTGGGCGCTGCGCTGGCCTTGTTTGCGGCAGATGCCCTCAAGCTCAAGACCGTGGCCATCATTGACGACCGCACGGCCTACGGCCAGGGCGTGGCCTCGGTGTTCAAGGCCACGGCCCTGCAAAAAGGCATGAAGGTGGTGGGCGAGGAGTTCACCAACGACAAGGCCACCGACTTCATGGCCATTCTCACGGGCATCAAGAACAAGAAGCCCGATGGCATCTTCTATGGTGGCCTGGATGCACAAGCCGGCCCCATGCTGCGCCAGATGGAGCAGTTGGGTCTGGGCGATGTGAAGTATTTCGGCGGCGACGCACTGTGCACGCCCAAGCTGCCCGAGCTGGCCGGCAAGTCGCCCGCTGTCAAGAACGTAACCTGCGCGACCGGTGGCGCATCCGTGGACAAGATGCAGGGCGGCGCCGAGTGGAAGAAGCGCTACGACGCCAAGTTCCCTGGCCAGTTCCAGATCTACAGCCCCTATGCCTACGACGCCGCCATGGTGCTGGTGGATGCCATGAAGCGCGCCAACTCGGTTGATCCCGTGGTGTATGGCCCCTTCCTGCACAAAACCCAGTACAAGGGTGTGACGGCCAACATCAGCTTCACGCCCAAGGGTGAACTGGTAACGCCTGCCGTTACGCTGTACACCTACAAGGATGGCAAACGCGTGCCGCTCAACTGA
- a CDS encoding peptidase U32 family protein yields MSLLPHQIELLSPARDANIGIEAVNHGADAVYIGGPAFGARAGAGNDIRDLERLIAHAHRFNSRIFITLNTILRDDELEAARQMAWQVYEAGADALIIQDMGLLEIDLPPIQLHASTQTDIRTPEKARFLQDAGLSQLVLARELTVQQIAAVHKALGPVDAQGRANIEFFIHGALCVAYSGQCNISHAQTGRSANRGDCSQACRLPYQVTDAQGRFIAHDKHVLSMKDNNQSENLRALIDAGVRSFKIEGRYKDMGYVKNITAHYRTLLDEIIEEREAQGRPLSRSSSGSTSFTFTPDPLQNFNREFTDYFVTGRKEDIGAFDTPKNPGQAIGWVTKVGPDFVELEVSDPATVLHNGDGLCYYDLHKELVGMAINVAEPVSARSVGQWRVYPKDLMEGFKDLRKGTEVNRNRDMDWVRTLEKKSSDRRIGLWAHLSETATGFSLTLTDEDGNVGTACVQQPHQSATDAAKAEASLREQLGRFGATVFAVHDIALQLSQPWFVPASVLNALRRDALADLEANRTRNFARLPRATPVEPPAPYPEDTLSFLGNVFNHKAHDFYARHGVKVIAATYEAHEEEGEVSLMITKHCVRYSMSLCPKQAKGVTGVQGTIRAEPLQLINGKEKLTLRFDCKPCEMHVMGKIKRAVLQQVPEAPVAFYKARPQTAS; encoded by the coding sequence ATGTCCTTGCTGCCCCACCAGATCGAACTGCTCTCCCCCGCCCGCGACGCCAACATCGGCATCGAAGCCGTGAACCATGGCGCCGATGCCGTGTACATCGGCGGCCCCGCCTTTGGCGCCCGGGCCGGTGCGGGCAACGATATCCGCGATCTGGAACGCCTGATCGCGCATGCGCACCGCTTCAACAGCCGCATCTTCATCACCCTCAACACCATCCTGCGCGACGACGAGCTGGAAGCCGCGCGCCAGATGGCCTGGCAGGTGTATGAGGCCGGGGCCGATGCGCTCATCATCCAGGACATGGGCCTGCTCGAAATCGACCTGCCGCCCATCCAGCTGCATGCCAGCACCCAGACCGACATCCGCACGCCCGAAAAAGCGCGGTTTCTGCAGGACGCGGGCCTGTCGCAACTCGTACTGGCGCGCGAGCTCACGGTGCAGCAGATTGCCGCCGTGCACAAGGCGCTGGGGCCGGTGGATGCGCAGGGCCGCGCCAACATCGAGTTCTTCATCCACGGCGCGCTGTGCGTGGCCTACAGCGGCCAGTGCAATATCAGCCATGCGCAAACCGGCCGCAGCGCCAACCGGGGCGACTGCAGCCAGGCCTGCCGCCTGCCCTACCAGGTGACCGATGCACAGGGCCGCTTCATTGCGCACGACAAGCATGTGCTGAGCATGAAGGACAACAACCAGAGCGAGAACCTGCGCGCGCTTATCGATGCAGGCGTGCGCAGCTTCAAGATCGAAGGGCGCTACAAAGACATGGGCTATGTGAAGAACATCACCGCCCACTACCGCACCCTGCTCGACGAAATCATCGAAGAGCGCGAGGCCCAGGGCCGGCCGCTCTCCCGCTCGTCCAGCGGCAGCACCAGCTTCACCTTCACGCCCGACCCGCTACAGAACTTCAACCGCGAGTTCACCGACTACTTCGTCACCGGCCGCAAGGAAGACATCGGCGCCTTCGACACCCCCAAGAACCCGGGCCAGGCCATCGGCTGGGTGACCAAGGTGGGCCCCGACTTTGTCGAGCTGGAGGTGAGCGACCCCGCCACCGTGCTGCACAACGGCGACGGCCTGTGCTACTACGACCTGCACAAGGAACTGGTGGGCATGGCCATCAACGTGGCCGAGCCCGTGTCCGCGCGCAGCGTGGGCCAGTGGCGCGTGTATCCCAAGGACCTGATGGAGGGCTTCAAGGACCTGCGCAAGGGCACCGAGGTCAACCGCAACCGCGACATGGACTGGGTGCGCACGCTGGAGAAAAAGTCCAGCGACCGCCGCATCGGCCTGTGGGCGCACCTGAGCGAAACCGCCACCGGCTTCAGCCTGACGCTGACCGACGAAGACGGCAATGTGGGCACAGCCTGCGTGCAGCAGCCCCACCAAAGCGCCACCGATGCAGCCAAGGCTGAGGCCAGCCTGCGCGAGCAGCTGGGCCGCTTTGGCGCCACGGTGTTTGCGGTGCACGACATTGCGCTGCAGCTCTCGCAGCCCTGGTTCGTACCCGCCTCGGTGCTCAACGCGCTGCGCCGCGACGCACTGGCCGACCTGGAGGCCAACCGCACCCGCAACTTTGCCCGCCTGCCGCGCGCCACGCCGGTCGAGCCGCCAGCCCCCTACCCCGAGGACACACTGAGCTTTCTGGGCAACGTGTTCAACCACAAGGCGCACGACTTTTATGCGCGCCACGGTGTGAAGGTGATCGCTGCGACTTACGAGGCGCATGAGGAGGAAGGCGAAGTCAGCCTCATGATCACCAAGCACTGCGTGCGCTACTCCATGAGCCTGTGCCCCAAGCAAGCCAAGGGCGTGACGGGCGTGCAGGGCACCATCCGGGCCGAGCCCTTGCAGCTCATCAATGGCAAGGAAAAGCTGACCCTGCGCTTCGATTGCAAACCCTGCGAAATGCATGTCATGGGCAAGATCAAGCGTGCCGTGCTGCAGCAAGTGCCTGAGGCCCCCGTGGCCTTCTACAAGGCTCGGCCCCAGACGGCCTCCTGA
- a CDS encoding cation-translocating P-type ATPase, whose amino-acid sequence MPTDPISPASATASDAHLRSAQELTAAYRVNPSTGLHDDEATQRALQHGANELQDHARRGPLALLADQFKDFMVLVLLGAAVISGVIGDLTDTLVILVIVVLNAIIGFVQAWRADQAMAALRQLSAAHATVLRSGEVQVVPASVLVPGDIVLLEAGNQIPADLRLIEIAQLQVDESALTGESVTVAKQTDTLAAQDTSALGDRINMAFKGTTATHGRARGLVVATGMHTELGKVARLLGGEDRSTPLQLRLAAFGKRLALGVIAICIVIFAVGVLRGESPLLMALTAISLAVAAIPEALPAVVTVLLALGARRMVAIKALVRRLPSVETLGSVTTICSDKTGTLTQNHMHAELLLALGQRWAPGDLLPGPVHAEALRAAALCNDATRHARTDDDGTPISPCTPTEWQGDPTETALVLAAHAGGLDKAQLDAATPRVQEQPFDSDRKRMTTFHRGGSGFVAYTKGAPESVLPRCTAQWTPEGGQPLDTAAVLATANQLAAQGLRVLALARRDHARLPDTNALDDVESQLELLGLIALIDPPRPEAQAAVRDCISAGITPVMITGDHPATARAIAHRLGIVAHADATVLTGADLAQLDDAALRARVEQVHVYARVDPAQKIRIVEALQAQGHFVAMTGDGVNDAPALKRADIGVSMGKGGTDVAREASSLVLLDDNFATIVAAVREGRRIYDNIRKFVRYAMTGNSGEIWTIFLAPLLLLPIPLLPIHILWVNLVTDGLPGLALAAEPAERGIMQRPPRPPNESLFAQGMWQHILGMGLLIAGLCLAVQAWALHTGHAHWQTMVFTVLTLAQMAHVMAIRSENEPLWRLGLASNRPLLGAVLLTFALQMATIYVPFLNPIFRTEPLSLGELGICVAAALVVYAVVELEKAWRRKRRASGSAIDDPAA is encoded by the coding sequence ATGCCGACCGATCCCATCTCCCCTGCCAGCGCCACCGCCTCTGACGCCCACCTGCGCAGCGCCCAAGAGCTCACCGCTGCGTACCGTGTCAACCCCAGCACCGGCCTGCACGATGACGAAGCCACGCAGCGCGCACTGCAGCACGGTGCCAACGAACTGCAGGACCACGCGCGGCGCGGCCCCCTGGCGCTGCTGGCCGACCAGTTCAAGGACTTCATGGTGCTGGTGCTGCTGGGCGCGGCCGTGATCTCGGGCGTGATCGGCGACCTCACCGACACGCTGGTCATCCTGGTCATCGTGGTGCTCAACGCAATCATCGGCTTCGTGCAGGCTTGGCGGGCCGACCAGGCCATGGCCGCGCTGCGCCAGCTATCCGCCGCCCATGCCACCGTGCTGCGCAGCGGCGAAGTTCAGGTGGTACCCGCCAGCGTGCTGGTGCCGGGCGACATCGTGCTGCTAGAGGCGGGCAACCAGATTCCGGCCGACCTGCGCCTGATCGAGATCGCCCAACTGCAGGTGGACGAATCGGCCCTCACCGGCGAATCGGTCACCGTGGCCAAGCAGACCGACACCCTGGCCGCCCAGGACACCAGTGCCCTGGGCGACCGCATCAACATGGCCTTCAAGGGCACCACCGCCACCCATGGCCGCGCGCGCGGCTTGGTGGTGGCCACCGGCATGCACACCGAACTGGGCAAGGTCGCCCGCCTGCTGGGCGGCGAGGACCGCAGCACCCCGCTGCAGCTGCGCCTGGCGGCCTTCGGCAAGCGCCTGGCCCTGGGGGTCATCGCCATCTGCATCGTGATCTTTGCGGTGGGCGTGCTGCGCGGGGAATCCCCCCTGCTGATGGCACTCACCGCCATCAGCCTGGCCGTGGCGGCCATCCCCGAGGCGCTGCCCGCCGTGGTGACGGTGCTGCTGGCACTGGGCGCACGCCGCATGGTGGCGATCAAGGCGCTGGTGCGCCGCCTGCCTTCGGTGGAAACGCTGGGCTCGGTCACCACCATCTGCTCGGACAAGACCGGCACCCTCACCCAGAACCACATGCACGCCGAACTGCTGCTGGCACTGGGCCAGCGCTGGGCACCTGGCGACCTGTTGCCCGGCCCCGTGCATGCAGAAGCCCTGCGCGCCGCTGCGCTGTGCAACGATGCGACACGCCACGCACGCACCGACGACGATGGCACCCCCATTTCCCCCTGCACCCCAACCGAATGGCAGGGCGACCCCACCGAAACCGCCCTGGTGCTGGCCGCCCACGCAGGCGGGCTCGACAAAGCCCAGCTCGATGCCGCCACCCCGCGCGTGCAGGAACAGCCCTTCGACTCCGACCGCAAACGCATGACCACCTTCCACCGCGGCGGCAGTGGCTTCGTGGCCTACACCAAGGGCGCCCCCGAGTCGGTGCTGCCGCGCTGCACGGCGCAGTGGACACCCGAAGGCGGGCAGCCGCTGGACACCGCCGCCGTGCTGGCCACGGCCAACCAGCTGGCCGCGCAGGGCCTGCGGGTGCTGGCCCTGGCACGGCGCGACCATGCTCGCCTGCCCGACACCAATGCCCTGGATGATGTGGAAAGCCAGCTGGAGCTGCTGGGCCTGATCGCCCTCATCGACCCACCGCGCCCCGAAGCCCAGGCCGCCGTGCGCGACTGCATCAGCGCGGGCATCACCCCCGTGATGATCACGGGCGACCACCCCGCCACGGCGCGCGCCATTGCGCACCGCCTGGGCATCGTGGCCCATGCCGATGCCACCGTGCTCACCGGCGCCGACCTGGCCCAGCTGGACGACGCAGCCCTGCGCGCACGCGTGGAACAGGTGCATGTGTATGCCCGCGTGGACCCTGCGCAGAAAATCCGCATCGTCGAGGCGCTGCAGGCCCAGGGCCATTTCGTGGCCATGACAGGCGACGGCGTGAACGACGCACCGGCCCTGAAGCGCGCCGACATCGGCGTGTCCATGGGCAAAGGCGGCACCGACGTGGCACGCGAGGCCAGCAGCCTGGTGTTGCTGGACGACAACTTCGCCACCATCGTCGCGGCCGTGCGCGAAGGCCGGCGCATCTACGACAACATCCGCAAGTTCGTGCGCTACGCCATGACGGGCAACTCGGGCGAGATCTGGACCATCTTTCTGGCCCCGCTGCTGCTGCTGCCCATTCCGCTGCTGCCCATCCATATCCTGTGGGTCAACCTCGTGACCGACGGCCTGCCCGGCCTGGCCCTGGCGGCCGAACCAGCCGAGCGCGGCATCATGCAGCGCCCGCCCCGCCCGCCGAACGAGAGCCTGTTCGCCCAGGGCATGTGGCAGCACATCCTGGGCATGGGCCTGCTGATCGCCGGCCTGTGCCTGGCCGTGCAGGCCTGGGCCTTGCACACCGGCCACGCGCACTGGCAGACCATGGTGTTCACCGTGCTCACGCTCGCGCAAATGGCCCATGTGATGGCCATCCGCTCCGAAAACGAGCCGCTGTGGCGCCTGGGGCTGGCCAGCAACCGGCCCCTGCTGGGCGCCGTGCTGCTGACGTTTGCGCTGCAGATGGCCACCATCTACGTGCCGTTTCTCAACCCCATTTTCAGAACCGAGCCGCTGAGCCTGGGCGAGCTGGGCATCTGCGTGGCAGCAGCGCTGGTGGTGTATGCCGTGGTCGAGCTAGAGAAAGCGTGGCGGCGCAAGCGCCGGGCCAGCGGCAGCGCCATCGACGACCCCGCCGCATAA